One stretch of Anolis carolinensis isolate JA03-04 chromosome 3, rAnoCar3.1.pri, whole genome shotgun sequence DNA includes these proteins:
- the LOC107982636 gene encoding zinc finger MYM-type protein 1-like has protein sequence MKASEDEKFDAFCRDTAEVLLNRLQSFTFLCCVVTWHEILHKINMVSKLLQNVTIDLQSSMDLIKSVKTFLERMRSEEGLNNVITDAKELAKKIDAAADFEKEPLSRSRKVKRQFSYESKDEAVLSGKESFKVNFFFVVLDTAISSLKERFELMDNHSESFKFLYDISSLGKSLKETELKIACQHLQTVLTDGEDHDVNGDDLYDELQILPNMLPPGSPPAEALSFITKRGFVHAFPNVYIALRILLTLPVSVASGERSFSKLKLIKTYLRSTVSQERLSGLATLAIENDLLQEIETDVLVCEFSKLKARKISF, from the coding sequence ATGAAGGCTTCTGAAGATGAGAAATTTGATGCATTTTGTAGGGACACTGCTGAAGTACTTCTTAATAGACTGCAAAGCTTCACGTTTCTGTGCTGTGTAGTGACATGGCATGAGATCTTGCATAAGATAAATATGGTTAGTAAACTGTTGCAAAATGTGACAATTGATCTTCAAAGTTCTATGGATCTTATTAAGAGTGTGAAAACATTTCTAGAAAGAATGAGATCTGAAGAAGGTCTAAATAACGTCATTACAGATGCAAAGGAACTTGCAAAAAAAATCGATGCTGCTGCTGACTTTGAAAAAGAACCGCTATCTCGATCAAGAAAAGTAAAAAGACAGTTTTCCTATGAAAGTAAAGATGAAGCTGTACTTTCTGGTAAAGAATCTTTTAAAGTCAACTTCTTTTTTGTTGTGCTTGACACAGCAATATCCTCATTAAAGGAGAGATTTGAGCTAATGGACAACCATAGTGAAAGTTTCAAATTTCTGTATGATATTTCAAGCCTTGGGAAAAGTTTGAAAGAAACAGAATTGAAGATTGCCTGTCAACACCTTCAAACCGTTTTGACGGATGGAGAAGACCACGATGTGAATGGTGATGATCTGTATGATGAGCTACAAATACTTCCAAATATGCTGCCACCTGGAAGTCCTCCAGCTGAAGCCTTGTCTTTCATAACCAAACGTGGTTTTGTGCATGCTTTCCCAAATGTCTATATTGCATTGAGAATTCTGTTAACACTTCCAGTATCCGTGGCCAGCGGTGAAAGgagtttttcaaaattaaaacttATAAAAACCTACTTAAGATCTACTGTGAGTCAAGAGCGCTTGAGTGGATTAGCAACCTTGGCCATTGAGAATGACTTGTTGCAAGAAATTGAAACAGATGTGCTCGTATGTGAGTTTTCAAAATTGAAAGCCAGAAAAatctctttttaa